AAAGGTGAGTGGGTCACCCCTACTACCCAACCCCTTTATGAAGTCTCTGTGTTTTTGAATAGAGAGTGAACAGTACTACAGAGCATGCCTAAAAGATGTTTGCCATCTGGCCCAAACAACAGAAACATGgggtgtgcagtgctgtgatAACCAGGAAGGGAGAGGATTTGTCTGTGGGGGCAGCAATGTTCGCTGTAGGGTGGTGCAGTATGGATAGACGGGCGGGTTAGCGATTAAACCACTGCACACTGCAGCCAGGACCTAGAGCAGGGCAGACACCTTTCTCTGGTTTACTTACAATTGGATTGGGAAGCTATGAGATTTAATTATAGGGAGGTTTAACACTGATCCCTTGGAGGAGATGGCCTTCGTAATGAATGACACTTAAATGCTGCGCTGGGATTAGACAGCGGATGCAATCTGCTGGCCTGGTGGGCAGTTCAAACCAACATAACTGAtgatttgcttgatttttacttttcaaattgtttagtttacaaaaacttaaaaacttatttaacttaaaatgTACAGCTCTGACTGGGCCAATTATCGGTTCAATAATGCCTTCAGTTAAGTACATGATTGGACCAGAAACCAGTTGGACCATGTGGAGGAGGCCATTCCATCTGTCTGGCTCATGTGCTTTGGCTCCCTGTCTCTTTTGGGGGCCGGTCCCGCCCTGGCCCAGCCTCGCCCTGTGTGAGCTGACCTCTGGCCTGCTCTTGTGCCGCTGCAGGTGCTGGAGCACATCCGGCTGCCCCTCATCAGCCCCTACTACATCCACGATGTCATCGAGTCCCTGGAGGTGGTGCGGGAGTCCCTGCAATGCCAGCGGCTCATCTCCGAGGCCAAGGACTACCTGCTGCTGCAGGACCGGCGCGGGGAACTCTTTGGACCGCGCACCCGGCCCCGCCGCTCCACTGGTGCCACTCTTACACACTTCTATCGGCACTAGTAgcagtgctgttattgttataaCTATTGGTAGAAGTTGTGCTATtttgtattagtagtagttgtgctgttaattaaattattatttttatttatattacaagTATTGCAATTATTGTTATCAATAGACATTGTAGAAGagctattgttgttattattattagtagtagtggtagtagtgatattaatattgtattgcaCAATTGAAATGGATTTGTGctgcacactgtgacactgtggcTCTGGGCTGTCCCCCCCAAGGCACAGCGGAGGTGATCGTGACGGTCGGGGGGGAGGATGACAAAGTGGTCCTGCGCAGCGTGGAGAGCTTTGACCCCGTGACCTGCCAGTGGAAGTCACTGGCCTGCCTGCCCTTCGCTGTCAGCAAACACGGCCTGGTGGTGTCAGGTACGCTGCTGAGGGGTGAGAACAGCAGACCTGCTTGGGGGAATGAGGGTCTAGAAGAAACTTGGCTCAGTGAGAAAAAACAGAAGCTAGTTGCCACTGTGTGCTGAGTTGTGTGTAATGAACTGATAATAGATCTTAGCAGATAGTAAACCACAGTCTGATAGTGTAGTTCAGGTAGAGCAAATGCACTGCTAACAATGCTGCTAATACAAACTGTTTCAGTATGAATATATAGTACTGTAGGAAATGAAACCAGGAAGTCACACTACTGGGTCTCTTTGGGGTAACATTGCTCTCTAACTTGGCTCCTAAATCCCTGAGGCCTGAATATCGCTGCTTTACAATAACAGTGAATTTCACATTCATTCTAGATGGTCAGTTTTGGGGTATGAAAAGTTACAAGAGGGAGTGTcttttgtctctctctgtctttctattACTCCCCCTGGTTCCTGTCTGACTCACAGCCCTCCTGTCTCGTTTCCTTTCCTCCCCAGGCAACACACTGTACTTGGCCGGGGGGGAGTTCCCCGATGGCTCGGCGAGTCGAGAGATGTGGCGCTATGACCCCTGCTTCGACTCCTGGTTGGAGATGGCCCCCATGAATGTTGCACGCTCCGAGCTGGGTGAATACACAATAACCACAGACTGCTTCAATTTGGGAGCTTAAATGGCCCTAAGGGACCCCTGTGTCTGCTGGAGGGCCGTGACTCAGAGTCCTCTAGTACTGGGGTTGGGAACAACTGCCTTAAATGCATACATAGATGCACACAAACTGTACAGTTTCATAGTATTTCAGACTAAGATAATTATGAATGATGTCTGTTGTATGCACTGGATCCTAACATACAGATGGTGAATTGACATATCTACAGTACAGACCATGATATGTAGGTACAACAGCCAGCATGGCATTCTGGTTGGTTAAGCTGTTGAGGAATGGATGAGTGAACGATGGAGATGTTGTCAACCGctccacttctctctctctctctctctcccccatgcCCCCAAGGCCTGGCCATGCTGGACGGCTTCGTGTTTGCAGTGGGTGGCTGGGAGGGCCACTCCCGACTGGACTCGGTGGAATGCTACAACCCTCACACCAACACCTGGCACTTTGTGGAATCTATGAAGATGGCGGTGACCAGCCCTGcggtggtggctctggatggGCTGCTGTACGTCACGGGTAAGAGGACATCCATCCCCGACCTCCCACTCTGTCTGCAATGGCCAGGACAGAGATGGCTCCCCAacattgtgacaactctctgtgtgaagaagtgtctcctgttttctgtcttgaatgccttgaagcccaatttccatttgtgtccccgggtgcgtgtgtccctgctgatctggaaaagctcccctggtttgatgcggtcgatgcttttcatgattttgaagacttgaatcaagtcgccacgtagtctcctctgttccagggtgaaaaggttcataCTCCCTCTCCGAGTATGAGTATTATCGTAAGGTTCCCAGTTCCAGCCTCAATACCCTTGACATCCTTGCTCATAGACCTTCACATTAGAAGTAAAAACCGAGTCCCTATTGTGAGGGGCAGCAGCTGATGATTATTACACCCCCTTGCATTGTCTTGGGGATCAAACCTACTGAACATCTGATTTGTCTTATATGAGGGTATTTGGTAAGGAAAGGAGTAGGCATCCCCCAGTAATGGCagtggtgtgggtgtgtgtgctcTCCTCCTCCGGCCGTGTAGGGGGAGCTGTTCTGGAGGATGGCGATGGCATGGACCTGGCTCAGGTGTACAACCCCAAAGCCTGCTTGTGGACGGAGGTGGCACCCATGCAGATCGCCCGCTCTGGCTCGGCAGCCTGCATCCTGAGGGGCAAGATCTACGTCATCGGTAATAGGAAAAGCAGCCGTGTTTGACATTGATGGTACTCCAGCAGACTAACGAACTAGGTCTGACCTTGAAGGGCTTTGTCGCCCCCTCCCCCACATTAGTACTACccaaatgttattttaggttgggtagtccaagactagtgctaatcaaggtctgtaaaaccagctgtaaaactcccaGTGAGAAACCTGAGCTTATCTTGAGTCATGctggtatttgtttttctgtaattaAAGGTTTATtcctatttatataaaaaataaatataaaaaatgggCCTTTTCTTAAATTCCATCATGGCTCACTCATTGGGAAACACTGGCCTGTGACTTCATAAAAGTGTGTAGTAGTGAATTCCACTCTCTCCTCAGTGTTTCACATTACTCTCCTCAGGTGGCTGGCATGCCTCCACGGAGAACACGGACAAGGTTGAGTGCTACGAACCCAAGACCAACCAATGGACCATGTGTGCACCAATGAAGGAGCGGCGATACCGGCCTGGTGTGGCCGTGGTGGATGGAAAGATCTATGTGCTGGGAGGAGAGGAGGGCTgggacaggtgagagagactATATATTTTTGGGGTTTTGGAAgttgaaaaattaaaaataataatgctcataaataaaatgcatatattttagaTTAAACTGTAGTTTAGACTAGAGCATGATGGGAACTGCAAGCTGTATTAACATGAAATGTCGTACACCACATGCTATTGCCAATTGCCAGCTGCGTATAAAGTCCGAGACGTGAAAACTCATTACAGAAGGGAGAATA
This sequence is a window from Amia ocellicauda isolate fAmiCal2 chromosome 17, fAmiCal2.hap1, whole genome shotgun sequence. Protein-coding genes within it:
- the LOC136713091 gene encoding kelch-like protein diablo isoform X1, with amino-acid sequence MDVMAAANAAPVSMSVSVPSPPDAPLTVPTSPSSEDPGFPLAPLDSEDYVFVEARHSNKVLEGLNSLRLNNAFCDVILCCGGQEFPCHRIVLASFSSYFQAMFSTDLMESRQERVAINGVEPQMIGVLVNYAYTAEVVITKANVQALLAAANLLDIMAVREACCKFMERQMDEMNCVGIHCFAEAHSCRELECRSMDYILQHFSTVCRQEEFLSLCADKLTEIIASDHLNVPKEETVFEAAMLWLEKSAPRKQSFEKVLEHIRLPLISPYYIHDVIESLEVVRESLQCQRLISEAKDYLLLQDRRGELFGPRTRPRRSTGTAEVIVTVGGEDDKVVLRSVESFDPVTCQWKSLACLPFAVSKHGLVVSGTLLRGNTLYLAGGEFPDGSASREMWRYDPCFDSWLEMAPMNVARSELGLAMLDGFVFAVGGWEGHSRLDSVECYNPHTNTWHFVESMKMAVTSPAVVALDGLLYVTGGAVLEDGDGMDLAQVYNPKACLWTEVAPMQIARSGSAACILRGKIYVIGGWHASTENTDKVECYEPKTNQWTMCAPMKERRYRPGVAVVDGKIYVLGGEEGWDRYHDTIERYCEETDSWEIVGEMPTSRSWLSCVSLQVRKDARSASRPETASEREFPVD
- the LOC136713091 gene encoding kelch-like protein diablo isoform X2 — translated: MDVMAAANAAPVSMSVSVPSPPDAPLTVPTSPSSEDPGFPLAPLDSEDYVFVEARHSNKVLEGLNSLRLNNAFCDVILCCGGQEFPCHRIVLASFSSYFQAMFSTDLMESRQERVAINGVEPQMIGVLVNYAYTAEVVITKANVQALLAAANLLDIMAVREACCKFMERQMDEMNCVGIHCFAEAHSCRELECRSMDYILQHFSTVCRQEEFLSLCADKLTEIIASDHLNVPKEETVFEAAMLWLEKSAPRKQSFEKVLEHIRLPLISPYYIHDVIESLEVVRESLQCQRLISEAKDYLLLQDRRGELFGPRTRPRRSTGTAEVIVTVGGEDDKVVLRSVESFDPVTCQWKSLACLPFAVSKHGLVVSGNTLYLAGGEFPDGSASREMWRYDPCFDSWLEMAPMNVARSELGLAMLDGFVFAVGGWEGHSRLDSVECYNPHTNTWHFVESMKMAVTSPAVVALDGLLYVTGGAVLEDGDGMDLAQVYNPKACLWTEVAPMQIARSGSAACILRGKIYVIGGWHASTENTDKVECYEPKTNQWTMCAPMKERRYRPGVAVVDGKIYVLGGEEGWDRYHDTIERYCEETDSWEIVGEMPTSRSWLSCVSLQVRKDARSASRPETASEREFPVD